CGCAGGCATCTCCGACCAACGCGTCAAAAAGCTGGGCGTTCTGGGGGCCGGTATGATGGGTGCAGGCATCGCGCTTGTTTCCGTTCAGGCCGGTATCGAAGTGGTGTTGATCGACCGTGATCAAGCGGCAGCGGACAAGGGCAAAGCCTATGCCGAAGCTTATTTCGATAAGGGCATCGCCCGTAAAAAAAGCACGCCTGAGAAGAAAGAGGCCGCATTGGCCCTGATCAACGCAACACCTGATCTGGACGCGCTCAAAGGCTGTGATCTGATCATTGAAGCGGTGTTTGAAGATCCAAAGGTGAAAGCAGAGATGACCCAAAAGGTCGAAGCCGTGATCCCCGAGGATTGCATCTTTGCCTCCAACACCTCGACCCTACCGATCACCGAACTGGCCAAGGCATCCAGCCGTCAGGAACAATTCATCGGCATTCACTTCTTCAGCCCGGTGGAGCGCATGGCGCTGGTAGAGATCATCAAAGGCAAGGAAACCGGTGATCGTGCAGTGGCCAAGGCCCTCGACTATGTGCGCCAGATCCGCAAGACACCGATCGTGGTCAACGATGCGCGCTTCTTCTATGCCAACCGCTGCATCATCCCATATGGCAATGAAGCGGCACGTATGGTCACCGAAGGCGTGGCACCTGTCTTGATCGACAATGCGGCGCAGATGCTGGGCTTCCCTGTGGGGCCGATCCAGCTGGGTGACGAAACATCGATTGATCTGGCAACCAAAATCATGCGCGCGACCAAAGCCGCGATGGGCAATGAATACCCCGCGTCAGAGGCCGACGATCTGATTGTCTGGATGGAAGACGAGGGCCGCTTGGGTCGCAAGGCCAAGGCGGGTTACTTCGACTATGACGAAAAGGGCAAGCGTCTGGGCTACTGGAAAGGCGTGCATGACCGCTATCCACTGGCCGAAACCCAGCCGGAGTTGCAGGAAGTGCAGGACCGTCTGATGTTTGTGCAGGTGCTGGAAGCGGTGCGCGCGCTGGAAGAAGGCGTGCTGATGGACATCCGCGAGGGTGACGTCGGTGCGATCCTTGGCTGGGGTTTTGCGCCTTGGTCCGGTGGTCCGTTCTCATGGCTGGATATGATCGGCACACCCTACGCGGCAGAGCGTTGTGATGAATTGGAAGCCAAGTTTGGTGAGCGTTTCAAATGCCCCGATCTGCTGCGCGAGATGGCGGCCAAGGGGCAGTCGTTTTATGGCCGTTTCGGCGGTGAAGCAGCAGCAGCCTGAACCGGCAAGATATGATCATCGTAAAGGGGCGCTTCGGCGTCCCTTTACGCGTTACAGGGGCCGGTTGCAAAAATAAGGAAAATGGCCACCCGCTGGGCCTTAACCGCGAAATACCTAAACGTCTCGAAAATGAGATGACGGTTTCGCAAACACGTAAGCAACGGCAGGCCTTAACCACCCGCAGCGCGTGAAGATCAGGGACCAAGCCCTTTTCCTACCAAATAAAAATCCGCCTCACTTCTTATCGCGGGCGGCTTTTTCTTCTTTGGTCAATTTATTGTTCCACTGATTGTTGCTCAGCCCCAGCTCCGCCTTGGGCGGTTTGGTTTTGCCAACGCTGACCTTGCCACCCTTGTTCAGGTATTCCTGAATAAGCGCGTCATCAGTGGTTTCTTTTTTCACATGTTTCATGGCCCCAAGACTAACCATATAAACCCGGCTCCAAAAGCGATTTCGCCACGCGTGGGCATAAAAAGGATCTACTGGCGCTAGGCGCTCTGATGAAAGCGATACCCGAACCGTGCGATATCCTCGGCACAGCATTGCGCCACGGTTTCACGCATGTCGTTGGAATAGTAATCCCCATAGGCGCGCGCGCGCGTTGACCGGTTTTCCCATGGTAACGCCAGATCAAACCCCAAATGATCGCGCAGGGCGGCGGCGTCCTGTTCAAAATGCTCAAGGCGGATAAACAGTCTGGCCCGTTCCACCCCGTTCACATCGGTCATATACCGTGACGCTGGCCAATTGCACTGGCTCGCCTGTGTTGCGGGGGTGGCCAGAAACCCCTCAAAGGTTTGCGCCTTGGCCAGGGTGACGGCAGGATGATCAAACCCCTGTTCGCGCAGCCAGTGGTAATAGCTGACCAGCCGGTCCCACGGGTTGCGCACCAGCGTAAAGGTGAACATCTGCGCAATCTCTTCCGTGCTGACCAGCCCGTCGATGTCCGCCAACCCCGAATGTTTCCAAAGCCGCCCCGAGGTTTCGATGCCCTTGACTTTCCTGCGCCGCTTCACCGCCTTGGGCGTGTCGCCCAGCATAATGTCGTCTTTCATCGCGCGATCTTCCAACGCCAAGGCCAGCGAGGTGCCCCCTGTTTTGGGGATATGGACAAAGATATATTTCCGACCGCGACTGATGATCATCCTGCGTGCTCCTGCCCCGTACTGCGCAGGGCGATCACCGTACCGGCGATGGCGATAAGTGCCATGCCACACAGGCCCAGTGTCGACACGGTTTGCCCCCAAAGGATCCACGCCCAGAAACTGGCGAAAACCAACAATGAATATTCAAACACCGCCACATGGCTGGCCTCCCCCAGTTGATAGCCGCGAAAGATCAACGCGATCCCGATCAGCGATCCTACCGCCTGCACCGCGAACCAGAACAACATCGCCCCATCCAGCGGCCCCCATGCGCGCAGCACAAATCCCGCATGTCCCAAGGGCGCATCGGCGTTCACCGTGAATATCCCGATCAACCCAAAAACTCCCAACAGCCCAAAGAACCCCGCCGTCAGTGACAGGGTGCTTTCCCCTTCACACCACGCGCGGGTGGCCACGGCCCCAACCGCATAGAACAGCCCCGCAACAATCGGCAAAAACGCCACCGGATCAAGGGCTGCCGGATCCGGCTGGATCACCATCACCGCCCCCGCAAACCCGATGATCACCGCCGCCCAGCGGAATACCCCCACCGGTTTGCCCTGAAACAGGATCGAGATCAGCACAACAAACAAGGGCGCGGTGAACAGCCCCGCCACCACCACACCAATTGGTAAGACCGACAGGCACCCGAAATAGATCAACATCGCGCTGGCCGGGAAAAAGCTGCGCGCCAGCACGGCCAGCGGCCGGTTCATGTGAAAACTGCCATAGCCCAGAGCGACGAAACCAGCCAGAATGACAAAGCCCATCAGCGAGCGGATAAAATGGAACTGCCAGAGTGATCCCCGTTCAGAGATGAAGGGCACGAAATTATCCGTCAGCCCCAGCGTCGCCATCCCGCCCAACACCGATGCGGCGGCCATGCCTGATTTCGTTGCCTGATTGGTCACGCGGGGGTCCTCTTTCGTCAGGGCGCTTTACCTTCAATCCGGGTCGCCTTGCGCTGTCTCGCGTCAAGGAGTTGAGCACGACA
This DNA window, taken from Sulfitobacter pacificus, encodes the following:
- a CDS encoding 3-hydroxyacyl-CoA dehydrogenase NAD-binding domain-containing protein, giving the protein MTDFTLKTDADGVATITWDVADKSMNVMSIDGLTQLEAHIDAALADDAVKGIVITSGKEGSFAGGMDLNLLAKMREDAGDDPAKGLFEGTMKMHALLRKIERAGMDPKTNKGGKPIAAALPGTAAGIGLELPLATHRIFCADNPKARIGLPEIMVGIFPGAGGTTRLSFKLGAMAASTFLLEGKMVAPAAAAKAGLIDEVVADPLAAAKEWVLNAKDADLVKPWDAKGYKMPGGAPYHPAGFMTFVGASAMINAKTKGAFPAAKALLSAVYEGALVPFDTALKIEARWFTSVLMNPSSSAMIRSLFLNKEALEKGAVRPAGISDQRVKKLGVLGAGMMGAGIALVSVQAGIEVVLIDRDQAAADKGKAYAEAYFDKGIARKKSTPEKKEAALALINATPDLDALKGCDLIIEAVFEDPKVKAEMTQKVEAVIPEDCIFASNTSTLPITELAKASSRQEQFIGIHFFSPVERMALVEIIKGKETGDRAVAKALDYVRQIRKTPIVVNDARFFYANRCIIPYGNEAARMVTEGVAPVLIDNAAQMLGFPVGPIQLGDETSIDLATKIMRATKAAMGNEYPASEADDLIVWMEDEGRLGRKAKAGYFDYDEKGKRLGYWKGVHDRYPLAETQPELQEVQDRLMFVQVLEAVRALEEGVLMDIREGDVGAILGWGFAPWSGGPFSWLDMIGTPYAAERCDELEAKFGERFKCPDLLREMAAKGQSFYGRFGGEAAAA
- a CDS encoding sulfotransferase family 2 domain-containing protein; translated protein: MIISRGRKYIFVHIPKTGGTSLALALEDRAMKDDIMLGDTPKAVKRRRKVKGIETSGRLWKHSGLADIDGLVSTEEIAQMFTFTLVRNPWDRLVSYYHWLREQGFDHPAVTLAKAQTFEGFLATPATQASQCNWPASRYMTDVNGVERARLFIRLEHFEQDAAALRDHLGFDLALPWENRSTRARAYGDYYSNDMRETVAQCCAEDIARFGYRFHQSA
- a CDS encoding DMT family transporter, giving the protein MTNQATKSGMAAASVLGGMATLGLTDNFVPFISERGSLWQFHFIRSLMGFVILAGFVALGYGSFHMNRPLAVLARSFFPASAMLIYFGCLSVLPIGVVVAGLFTAPLFVVLISILFQGKPVGVFRWAAVIIGFAGAVMVIQPDPAALDPVAFLPIVAGLFYAVGAVATRAWCEGESTLSLTAGFFGLLGVFGLIGIFTVNADAPLGHAGFVLRAWGPLDGAMLFWFAVQAVGSLIGIALIFRGYQLGEASHVAVFEYSLLVFASFWAWILWGQTVSTLGLCGMALIAIAGTVIALRSTGQEHAG